CTGACATGGCTCGTGGTCGCGATTCGAATGTAAGTCCCGTCATGTCCTTGATGCGGATCGTCCCGATTGAACCCACGCCCGCACTGTCGAAATTGTCtgtgggcgcgcgcgctgacCATCAATGTCTGTGTGTTCTCCAGGGTGTCCCAGATCCTCCTGCGGGGATCGGTCAAGAAGCTGAAAGCAGATGACGGGCTGATGATGTTCGCCATGGTGCGTACACTGAGAcactcccctcccctccggTCCGGTCCGAACAATGGAGCGCCACCAGGGCGACGaaagacggcgacgacgactaaCGCCCCAGAGCAGGCTACCGACACCGTCCTGATTGTGTGCATGAACATCATATCCAACACGAACAGCAACCTCATCGACCCGAACCAGCCCGCGACGTTTACGCCCGAAGACATCAAGCAGCGAACGTTCGGCTCCAAGATGGTGCTGGTATCGGAGCAAATGCAAATCCTCACCATCTGGACCATCAAGGCATGCCTACTGCTGATGTATCATCGGCTGACGTGCGTGacaccccccttccctccccgGCCGAGACACGCATCCGTGCACTTGGACAGCAGAGAGCGGCGCAATTAACAACAGGCGCGCGCAGGTTGAGCTTAAAGGGCAATCTCAtcgtcaagctcgtcgcAGGCTACGTTGCtgtcggcttcgtcgtcatggagATCCTTTACCTTGGCGTCTGGTGCAGACCCTTTAATCAATACTGGGCCGTTCCCCCCAACAGTTGTAAGTCGCAAACCCGTACTGGATGTTGGACGTGTGTGCCCCCTGATAAGTCCTTGACTGACGAGGCATGATCAGCGCAatgctccgccgccaccaaccaTCTCATCACAAACGCGGTCCTCAACATCTCGTCCGACCTCATGATCATCATGATACCCATGCCCATCCTTCTGCAATCCCGAATATCCATAAAGAAGAAGATTATCCTCATCACCGTGTTcgcgctcggcggcttcACGGTACGAGACCCCCCAGCTTTCCCGTGCACGCTTCAAGCGATGACATGCTCGCGATGTGGCTAACCGAGCCTTATATGTAGATCTTATCAGCCATCCTCAACAAGTACTATAGCTTCAGCCAGCCGTACGGATCGGCCTGGACGTTCTGGTACATTCGCGAATCCTCGACGGCAatcatcgtcgccaacctACCCCTGACGTGGACCCTCTTCCGGCGCATGTTCAACCTCCGCTCCttcaacggcggcagcgactaTTCCAAGACGCGCAGCGGGCACCCCACGTCCACGGTCCGTTcccagggccagcagcgacgcAACCCGGGCCGCAGCTACATCTCCGCCGGagagggccgcgacggcatgcACGACCTCGACCTGTCGGAGAGCCAGGAGCAAATCACCAAGGAGAGCAACGAGTACGGCATCTCCCTCAAGATCtaccagcgccgcgacgtgCAGGTCAGGTCGgagcccgcgggcggcaccaccagcggcagcaagtCTGATTCCAATGAATCGCTACCCGAAGGCCTGACGACCACCACgatcaagggcggcggcggccaccgtcAAAGCTCACGGGACGTGGAAACAGCGTCAGCGCGCTCTGCGGGCGGAGGGGTGCCCGTCAACGCGGCTCCCGGCGTATAAGAAAAGGAACAACATGGGCAGACTTACATACCCTGCCGCATGACAAGCATCAGTTGAGCGTTTGAACCAACATTGCATGGGCTTGCTCTTGGCGCAAGATGGCGTCCTCATGACTGTATACCCCTATAGTAATTGCAAGTTATTAGACTGATTATCAGATTTGGCGCTTGCCGACGTGTAGAAGGGGCCATTGATCGATCGCTCGTAAGGCAGCGGCGTTTATGCGTGCTTGCATATTTCGTAACTGGCCATGTATAGCATCGTTGCATGTCTCGGTCCTCCCGTTCATTGCGCACAATGTCCAGCTCTTTGTCCGGCCGACAAACTGCGAGGGTGAATGAGCTGGAGAGGGTGCCGGCGCAGAGTCGAATCGGGGCGGTCGACCGCCAACATGAAAGCTCGCCAGCACGTCGCCCCAACAGGTCATGTTTGCCCGGGCGAGTTGCATGCCGCCAGAAGACCCTGCAGCGTTATTCTTCCAATGGTATCGTCAGGCATTGACCACTAATATTAATttgaagaaaaaaaaacaatGCTCGATAAACTTGGGAGCTCGTGGCGTCGTCACCTCTTCGATACTCGGCGCGACAGGACTGGACGTAACTAACCCAAGCCCTGTCAAAGAACATTTGAAacatggccgcgtcgccctgCGACCGCTTTTTTGTCTTTTCCAAACTTCCGCTGGAAATCCGCCTGCTGATATGGCGTGCCGCGCTGCCCGATGTTGACGGGCCGGTCTTGCTGCCCTACAAAACGGGCTGTTTGCGGATACCACGCCCCTCGATCTCCGATGAGGGCTACGACGCAACCGCGGGAAACAGGTTGCACATGGACTTTTGTCACAACCTGCTGGACAAGGCCCTGGTTACGACGCCTCTGGCTTCCGTCAATCGagaggcccgcggcgcgtcTCTATCCTGGATGCGTCGGGAGATCAAGGCCACAGAAGTGCGCCTTGGCCGggacaacaacaacctcTGCAGCTCTTTCGCGAGACCCTTCGACCCAGGCCACGATGCGCTCTACGTTGGAACGGATAAGCTGCATGACTTTTGCGTTGAGCCGTACGACAGCCTCACCCAGCCAGATATCGCGGAGCTCCAGGTCAGCGTCAGTCCATGTCTGGTCCCCACGACCCTCGCAGTACCCGAGGCCGTTTTCCGCCGCGACGGGGTCGCCTTGTTCGAGATCCTCCAGTGGTATTCCGGGATAACGGTCattctcgtcgtcgtgggcgcgcaGCCACAGTGGCAAGACGACTGCCTCACCAAGGTACAGCCGAGATGGGGGACCGAAGTTGTGCGCGGCTACGGCCTCTCCTGGAACCGCGCAACCATTTCCTTCGACGTGGTCGCCGTTGGGGATGTTGGTGACTTGGAAACGTACGGCTGGTTAATAGATGATGATTGCCAGGAGTCTGCAGTTGGGCTGGTAGGGGAGCTCAACGCCCTCGAGATCCGCGCTGTCCGTGCCGTCCGACGATGACTGGACTGGGCCCACCGGCGGCTGGAAATGCGAACTCGCTCGCAAGAAGCTGGCTTATTCGTTACTATCTTTAATGCGTAGTTGAACTCGCTTTACTATTGCGCGTGGCCATCTGCTCGCTTGACCGCTCATGAGGGgaaggccgtcgccgacgcagcATCCCAGCCGCAGCTCGTTGGCAGCACGTTGGCCTTCGGGGCTGATCCGCGCCCCGCCGCTACCTACATGTCAACGGAGAAGTAGGCTATTAACCGGATAGTCCACGGGGACACAAGCTGCTACGAGACGGGCCCCTTGTCACGCTCAAAAGCTGGCAACATGTTTGCTCAGTGCCCGGTACTTTACGTGACCTCCAGCCACGTGGTTTTAGTCGCAGGAGCTCACTTCAGCATGACAACGCATGCCATACAAACTATGAAGAAACAAGGCCGTGGTTGAAACGCGTCTCGCAGGTCCGGAACGGTTCCGATGGCTTTACACACTACCCCACACAGCGGCGCCCCTCTGAGGGTGGCCTCGGTACAGGGATAGAGTGACAGCTTGTCCGTACGAGCGGACGAATCCATCAGCTTATTATTAGCGGCTTGAGATGATAATAAATGAACCGCATCGCCGGTTCAGTCGCTGCAAAGTACGAACTACACGGCGCATCCCGCGCACGACGTCTTTCCCTATAGAGGCCAAAAGCGCTTTGCGACAACTCGCGCCTCAGGTAGGTTCAAGACTCAGTGCCACGACGCGCCCGCTCAACTGCCAGAAGCCAGAGCTGACGCGGTAGCAGTCTCACTCACAGTCGACAAAGACTGCACAGACTCAACAAGTCTCCCCGCAAGCCACGGTGCCATCCCTCGGGACTCACCATGACGGCGACCGCCACGCTCAACAGCATAACGctggagcgcatcgtcgccgcagaCGCCGCGATCCTGGCAGTGTCGCTTAGCGCAGCCCTGTTCtacgccgccgtgctgcgcgCCACGCCGAGCCACACGCGCATGGTCTCCAAGGCCTCCTCAACAGCactgctcgccgtcttcgccgccgtgcgcaacaacggcaacggcaatgCGTGGCTCCTGGTCCCTgcgctgggcctcggcgccctgggcGATGCGTTCCTCGCCTGGCCCGGGGAGGAGGCATTCCTGCGTGGGCTCGCAagcttcctcgtcgcgcacctATTCTACATTGCCCTGTTCATGCAGGCCGGCCATGGAACAGGACAGATCATGGCGGACGGATGGCGCAAGGGCGTGGCCACGTCCATGCTGGCCCTGGCACCCGTCATGAGCTTCATGCTCGTCCCGCGCGTGCCCCGGACCTTGCGCGCCCCCATTATTGTCTACTCGGCCGTCATACTCGCCATGGTCTTGTCCGTACTGACCATTGACAACCCTCAAGTCGTTACGGGCGCCGTTCTGTTCGCCCTTTCCGACTCTATCCTGTCGACCGACGAGTT
This region of Purpureocillium takamizusanense chromosome 9, complete sequence genomic DNA includes:
- a CDS encoding uncharacterized protein (COG:S~TransMembrane:7 (o12-30i42-61o97-114i126-149o169-194i206-228o240-262i)~EggNog:ENOG503NYJ6) is translated as MSSSLAAESWTWYGLTWLVVAIRMVSQILLRGSVKKLKADDGLMMFAMATDTVLIVCMNIISNTNSNLIDPNQPATFTPEDIKQRTFGSKMVLVSEQMQILTIWTIKACLLLMYHRLTLSLKGNLIVKLVAGYVAVGFVVMEILYLGVWCRPFNQYWAVPPNSSQCSAATNHLITNAVLNISSDLMIIMIPMPILLQSRISIKKKIILITVFALGGFTILSAILNKYYSFSQPYGSAWTFWYIRESSTAIIVANLPLTWTLFRRMFNLRSFNGGSDYSKTRSGHPTSTVRSQGQQRRNPGRSYISAGEGRDGMHDLDLSESQEQITKESNEYGISLKIYQRRDVQVRSEPAGGTTSGSKSDSNESLPEGLTTTTIKGGGGHRQSSRDVETASARSAGGGVPVNAAPGV
- a CDS encoding uncharacterized protein (EggNog:ENOG503P5XY), giving the protein MAASPCDRFFVFSKLPLEIRLLIWRAALPDVDGPVLLPYKTGCLRIPRPSISDEGYDATAGNRLHMDFCHNLLDKALVTTPLASVNREARGASLSWMRREIKATEVRLGRDNNNLCSSFARPFDPGHDALYVGTDKLHDFCVEPYDSLTQPDIAELQVSVSPCLVPTTLAVPEAVFRRDGVALFEILQWYSGITVILVVVGAQPQWQDDCLTKVQPRWGTEVVRGYGLSWNRATISFDVVAVGDVGDLETYGWLIDDDCQESAVGLVGELNALEIRAVRAVRR
- a CDS encoding uncharacterized protein (COG:S~TransMembrane:6 (o15-34i46-62o68-87i94-116o128-147i159-176o)~EggNog:ENOG503P94J), producing MTATATLNSITLERIVAADAAILAVSLSAALFYAAVLRATPSHTRMVSKASSTALLAVFAAVRNNGNGNAWLLVPALGLGALGDAFLAWPGEEAFLRGLASFLVAHLFYIALFMQAGHGTGQIMADGWRKGVATSMLALAPVMSFMLVPRVPRTLRAPIIVYSAVILAMVLSVLTIDNPQVVTGAVLFALSDSILSTDEFLMPPTSPVRPLLQHSVWVLYYSGQLLIASGL